A window of Xylophilus sp. GW821-FHT01B05 contains these coding sequences:
- a CDS encoding homocysteine S-methyltransferase family protein: MFLMKYALSPGADWAYSYIFNSYAALPAACGRLNMLRKNASFSVCALIGTMLPFSRKQAMAIRILDGGMGRELLRIGAPFQQPEWSALALIEAPEFVRTAHDSFVRAGADTITTNSYAVVPFHIGDERFAARGRELADRAGSLARAAAGASQHPVQVAGSLPPVLGSYRPDLFDAAAAAPLLKTLVEGLSPHVDLWLGETLSSTAEAVAAHAALGSDTRPLWLSFTLDDTADVEAIVAGRVAPTLRSGESIEAALAVALALGAKAFLFNCSQAEIMEAAVRTARLARDAAKADIALGVYANTFVPERQRGAANAGLSALREDLQPAGYAAFARRWSDAGASIIGGCCGVGPEHIELLASAVRAESL, translated from the coding sequence ATGTTTTTGATGAAATATGCCTTGAGCCCAGGTGCCGACTGGGCTTATAGCTATATATTTAATAGCTATGCGGCTTTGCCGGCCGCGTGTGGCCGACTGAATATGCTTAGGAAGAATGCTTCGTTTTCTGTTTGCGCTTTGATAGGTACCATGCTGCCTTTTTCGAGAAAACAAGCGATGGCGATACGAATTCTGGATGGTGGCATGGGCCGTGAACTCTTGCGGATCGGTGCGCCGTTTCAGCAGCCTGAATGGTCAGCCCTTGCGCTGATCGAGGCACCCGAATTTGTGCGTACCGCCCACGATTCATTTGTGCGCGCAGGTGCAGACACCATCACGACCAACTCCTATGCGGTGGTGCCTTTCCATATCGGCGACGAGCGGTTTGCCGCGCGTGGACGGGAGCTTGCCGATCGTGCCGGCAGCCTGGCACGGGCCGCGGCCGGCGCAAGCCAGCACCCGGTGCAGGTGGCGGGCTCGTTGCCGCCGGTGCTTGGCTCCTACCGCCCCGATTTGTTCGATGCCGCCGCTGCAGCCCCCTTGTTGAAGACGCTGGTCGAAGGCCTTTCGCCCCACGTTGACCTGTGGCTTGGCGAGACGCTCAGTTCCACCGCCGAAGCTGTGGCGGCACATGCAGCACTGGGCAGTGATACGCGGCCGCTTTGGCTGTCGTTCACGCTCGACGACACCGCCGATGTCGAGGCGATCGTCGCGGGCCGCGTTGCCCCCACGCTGCGCTCGGGGGAGAGCATCGAGGCGGCGTTGGCCGTGGCGCTGGCGCTAGGCGCCAAAGCCTTCCTGTTCAATTGCAGCCAGGCGGAAATCATGGAAGCGGCGGTGCGTACCGCACGGCTTGCGCGGGATGCGGCGAAGGCCGACATCGCCCTGGGGGTGTATGCGAACACCTTTGTTCCCGAGCGCCAGCGCGGCGCGGCCAACGCTGGCCTGAGTGCCTTGCGCGAGGATCTGCAGCCGGCTGGCTATGCAGCCTTTGCGCGCCGCTGGTCTGACGCCGGCGCGTCGATCATCGGTGGCTGCTGCGGCGTCGGCCCCGAGCACATCGAACTGCTGGCCAGCGCGGTGCGCGCCGAATCCCTGTAA
- a CDS encoding ABC transporter substrate-binding protein: protein MQSDYVSDDSLRPDDFARRRFLQRAGTTAAALSGSALLGAPAYAAETPKRGGHLVLGVDTASSSDRIDPAFYFEDYMYSVGRQIFNTLTDLNDDGSLRPGLAESWDSREGARVWVIKLRRGVQFHNGKTLEPDDVVYSLNHHRGKDSQSAAKSYLDPVTDIAVTGPSEITIKLNAPNVDFPYLLGDVHFGITPKGADFDKGIGTGAYVLEKFQPGVRVLTRRNANYWDTGRGFVDSVETVAYNDSAARVAALLSGSVHLIHRLEPRLTKRIESVSAIRLYRARDTYNILFPMLADQKPFNNNDVRTALKYAIDREQLRTSLLGGYGSVANDNPLYPSNRFYTADIPKHAYDPDKAAFYWKKSGVSQPIVLSAADGATFNGAVSAAELYQRSASKAGIPFSVNRVPADGYWTQVWMKQAFCASSWQNRPTADAYLSMICVSDAPWNESKWKNPAFDQLVAAARAETNEARRKQIYHDIQVLYSEQGASVIPLYADSLRAARSNLRGYIDIPGEVGSRAAEKVWFAS, encoded by the coding sequence ATGCAATCTGACTATGTCAGCGATGATTCGCTGCGCCCCGACGACTTTGCGCGTCGCCGTTTCCTGCAGCGCGCCGGCACCACGGCGGCGGCGCTCTCTGGTTCTGCATTGCTCGGCGCACCCGCGTACGCGGCTGAAACACCAAAGCGCGGCGGCCACCTGGTGCTCGGTGTCGATACCGCTTCGAGCAGCGACCGGATCGATCCCGCGTTCTACTTTGAAGATTACATGTACAGCGTCGGGCGGCAGATCTTCAACACGCTGACCGATCTGAACGACGACGGCTCGCTGCGCCCCGGCCTTGCCGAGAGCTGGGACAGCCGCGAAGGCGCGCGCGTGTGGGTCATCAAGCTCCGGCGCGGCGTGCAGTTCCACAACGGCAAGACGCTGGAGCCAGACGATGTCGTGTACTCGCTCAACCACCATCGCGGCAAAGACTCGCAGTCTGCGGCCAAGAGCTATCTCGATCCGGTAACGGACATCGCGGTGACCGGCCCCAGCGAGATCACGATCAAGCTGAATGCGCCCAATGTCGACTTCCCCTATCTGCTGGGCGACGTGCATTTCGGCATCACGCCCAAGGGCGCGGATTTCGACAAGGGCATAGGCACCGGCGCCTACGTGCTCGAAAAATTCCAGCCGGGTGTGCGCGTGCTGACACGCCGCAATGCGAACTACTGGGACACGGGCCGCGGCTTCGTCGATTCGGTCGAGACGGTGGCCTACAACGACAGCGCGGCGCGCGTTGCCGCGCTGTTGAGCGGCTCGGTGCATCTGATCCATCGCCTGGAGCCGCGCCTGACGAAACGGATCGAGTCGGTGTCCGCCATTCGCCTGTACCGCGCTCGCGATACCTACAACATTCTCTTCCCGATGTTGGCGGACCAGAAGCCGTTCAACAACAATGACGTCCGCACCGCGCTCAAGTACGCAATCGATCGCGAGCAGTTGCGCACATCGCTGCTCGGTGGTTATGGATCGGTCGCCAACGACAACCCGCTGTATCCGTCGAATCGCTTCTACACCGCCGACATACCGAAGCACGCCTACGACCCGGACAAGGCGGCGTTCTACTGGAAGAAGTCGGGGGTGTCCCAGCCGATCGTGTTGTCGGCGGCCGATGGGGCGACCTTCAATGGGGCGGTGTCCGCTGCCGAGTTGTATCAGCGCTCGGCGAGCAAGGCCGGGATCCCGTTCAGCGTGAACCGTGTACCTGCCGACGGCTATTGGACCCAGGTGTGGATGAAGCAGGCCTTCTGCGCATCGTCGTGGCAGAACAGGCCGACCGCCGACGCCTATCTGTCGATGATCTGCGTGTCTGACGCGCCGTGGAACGAATCGAAGTGGAAGAACCCGGCCTTCGACCAGCTCGTTGCCGCAGCGCGGGCGGAAACCAACGAAGCGCGCCGCAAGCAGATCTATCACGACATTCAGGTGCTCTATAGCGAGCAGGGTGCATCGGTGATCCCGCTGTATGCCGACTCCTTGCGGGCGGCACGCTCGAACCTGCGCGGCTATATCGACATCCCCGGCGAGGTCGGTTCACGTGCGGCGGAGAAGGTATGGTTCGCGAGTTGA
- a CDS encoding ABC transporter permease, with amino-acid sequence MVRELSAGVWARGGNYRIAPLVLLVARRMALGVVTLFAAATLIFAGTNLLPGNIAATILGQSATPSAVQAMEHELGLDRPVLERYRSWLGQLAHGDLGISYTTRTSVAQSIAPRLASTLLLAASAAAIAIPASLALGMLAVLNRGGWIDRAIISVMRLSVALPEFFTGYLLILVFSVALEWLPSSAAGGASQGLSASMAALALPCATLVLAILGHMASMTRTALTDLMAQPFVEMAQLKGLSRARVIWRHALPNAVSPIASIIALNVAYLMVGAVVVETIFVYPGLGQYMVDSVVKRDVPAVQACGVIFGAIYVMLNLTADIIALASSPRLRYPR; translated from the coding sequence ATGGTTCGCGAGTTGAGCGCGGGTGTGTGGGCGCGGGGCGGCAACTACCGCATCGCGCCACTGGTGCTTCTGGTGGCAAGACGCATGGCGCTGGGTGTGGTGACGCTGTTTGCGGCCGCGACCCTGATCTTTGCCGGGACCAATCTGCTGCCGGGCAATATCGCCGCCACCATCCTCGGCCAGTCTGCGACGCCGTCCGCCGTGCAGGCGATGGAGCATGAGCTTGGCCTTGATCGGCCCGTGCTTGAACGCTACCGTAGCTGGCTCGGGCAGCTTGCGCACGGCGATCTGGGCATCAGCTACACGACGCGTACCAGCGTGGCGCAGAGCATCGCACCGCGCCTGGCGAGCACGCTGCTGCTCGCGGCCAGTGCGGCGGCGATCGCGATTCCCGCATCGCTCGCACTCGGCATGTTGGCCGTGCTCAATCGCGGCGGCTGGATTGATCGCGCGATCATCTCCGTGATGCGGCTGTCGGTTGCGCTGCCGGAGTTTTTTACCGGGTACCTGCTGATCCTCGTGTTCTCGGTCGCACTTGAATGGCTGCCGAGCAGTGCTGCGGGCGGTGCATCGCAGGGCCTGTCCGCCAGCATGGCGGCGCTTGCATTGCCTTGCGCCACGCTGGTGCTGGCGATTCTGGGCCACATGGCCAGCATGACCCGCACGGCCTTGACTGACCTGATGGCGCAGCCGTTTGTCGAGATGGCGCAACTCAAGGGGCTATCGCGCGCTCGCGTGATCTGGCGGCATGCATTGCCCAACGCGGTCTCGCCGATTGCCAGCATCATTGCGCTCAATGTTGCTTATCTGATGGTGGGCGCGGTTGTCGTCGAGACGATCTTTGTCTACCCGGGCCTTGGGCAGTACATGGTCGACAGCGTGGTGAAGCGCGATGTGCCGGCCGTCCAGGCATGCGGCGTCATTTTTGGCGCCATCTACGTGATGCTCAATCTGACCGCCGACATCATCGCGCTCGCGTCCAGCCCGCGCCTGAGGTATCCGCGGTGA
- a CDS encoding ABC transporter permease, which yields MRRTPYLSLAFLLACALLVLLAPWLAPHGINDIVGGNWDGPSSQAWLGTDNLGRDALSRLIFGTRTTLGLAALSTVLAFATGGVLGLFAGLRGGHVDSALSRINDVFMSIPTLVFALVVLSVVPSGAATVCLVVAALEAMRVFRVARALAADAGALDYVEVARLRGEGSIALIFREVLPNVAQALVAEFGLRLVFAVLLISTLSFLGLGLQPPATDWGSLAKENKDGVLFGVWAALIPGAAIALLSLSINALLDWISHRREGTA from the coding sequence GTGAGGCGCACCCCTTATCTGTCACTCGCGTTTCTGCTCGCCTGCGCATTGCTGGTGCTGCTGGCTCCGTGGCTGGCGCCGCACGGAATCAACGACATCGTCGGAGGGAACTGGGACGGGCCGTCGTCGCAGGCATGGCTCGGCACCGACAACCTCGGGCGTGATGCGCTGTCGCGCCTGATCTTCGGCACGCGTACCACCTTGGGGCTCGCTGCGTTGTCGACCGTGCTGGCGTTCGCCACCGGCGGCGTACTGGGGCTCTTCGCCGGTTTGCGGGGCGGCCATGTCGACTCGGCGCTGTCGCGCATCAACGATGTGTTCATGTCGATTCCAACGCTCGTATTTGCGCTGGTGGTGTTGTCGGTGGTGCCGTCGGGCGCTGCGACGGTGTGCCTGGTGGTCGCGGCGCTGGAAGCGATGCGGGTTTTTCGCGTGGCCCGGGCGCTGGCCGCAGACGCGGGCGCGCTCGACTATGTCGAGGTGGCGCGTTTGCGAGGGGAGGGAAGCATCGCGCTGATTTTTCGCGAGGTACTGCCCAACGTGGCGCAAGCGCTGGTTGCGGAATTCGGCTTGCGCCTTGTGTTTGCGGTGCTGTTGATTTCAACGCTGTCATTTCTGGGGCTGGGGCTGCAGCCGCCGGCGACCGACTGGGGCAGCCTGGCCAAGGAGAACAAGGACGGCGTGCTCTTCGGCGTCTGGGCCGCCTTGATTCCCGGTGCGGCCATCGCCTTGCTGAGCTTGAGCATCAATGCGCTGCTCGACTGGATTTCCCATCGGCGCGAAGGGACGGCATGA
- a CDS encoding ABC transporter ATP-binding protein, with translation MSDIVLSASDLTIDAFNARGTTRRVLDQVSFTLERKRILGIIGESGAGKSTLGLAALGHFRAGLRHAGGRMALGGTDLLTLGEQGLSLLRGTRIAYVAQSAAAAFTPSMRLLDQVVETAVARRLMSARDAAMRAVDLFELLGLPDPARFGQRYPHQVSGGQLQRAMTAMALCSSPDVIVFDEPTTALDADTRKQVLATVRHALHKTGTAALYISHDLATVADIADDMLVLRDGRMVEYGPTRRVIEAPQSDYTQRLLNVSHVARAACDVVDEGLAELPQALAVEHVTASYANGVPVLKDVSFGIPAGRTLAVVGQSGSGKSSLARVVSGLLRPSSGRVWVNGRLLAADYRKRSKAELRAVQLIHQLPDVALNPRHTVREAIGRPLTFYFGLRGEAREQRIVALAEQVELDAAILDRYPHQLSGGQKQRVCIARAFAAEPTVLVCDEPTSALDPLVGQSVLALFSRLQREAQIAVLFITHDLATVRAIADSVLLIEQGTASFISVAADFPAPELKAA, from the coding sequence ATGAGCGATATCGTGCTTTCTGCCAGCGATCTGACGATCGATGCATTCAACGCCCGTGGCACTACGCGGCGCGTACTCGATCAGGTTTCGTTCACGCTCGAGCGCAAACGCATTCTGGGCATCATTGGCGAATCCGGGGCGGGTAAATCCACACTGGGGCTGGCCGCGCTTGGGCACTTTCGTGCCGGGCTGCGGCATGCCGGTGGCCGGATGGCACTGGGCGGCACCGATCTGCTCACGTTGGGCGAGCAAGGCCTGAGCCTGCTGCGCGGCACCCGCATTGCCTACGTTGCGCAATCGGCGGCGGCTGCGTTCACGCCGTCGATGCGGCTGCTGGATCAGGTCGTGGAGACGGCGGTGGCGCGGCGGCTCATGTCGGCGCGCGATGCGGCCATGCGGGCGGTGGATTTGTTCGAGCTGCTGGGACTGCCCGACCCGGCGCGGTTTGGCCAGCGCTACCCGCACCAGGTATCGGGCGGCCAGTTGCAGCGCGCGATGACGGCGATGGCGCTTTGCAGTTCACCCGATGTGATCGTGTTCGACGAGCCAACCACCGCGCTCGACGCCGACACGCGCAAGCAGGTGCTGGCGACCGTACGCCATGCGCTGCACAAGACCGGCACGGCGGCGCTCTATATCAGCCATGACCTCGCAACCGTCGCTGACATTGCGGACGACATGCTGGTGCTGCGCGACGGGCGGATGGTCGAGTACGGGCCGACGCGCCGAGTCATCGAAGCCCCGCAAAGCGACTACACGCAGCGCCTGCTGAACGTGTCGCACGTGGCGCGTGCGGCTTGCGATGTGGTGGATGAAGGCCTTGCAGAGCTACCGCAGGCGCTTGCCGTCGAGCATGTCACCGCGAGCTACGCCAACGGCGTGCCGGTGCTGAAAGATGTGTCGTTCGGGATTCCCGCAGGTCGTACGCTGGCCGTGGTGGGGCAGTCGGGCTCGGGTAAATCGAGTCTCGCGCGCGTGGTGAGCGGGCTGCTGCGGCCGAGCTCGGGGCGCGTATGGGTGAACGGGCGTCTGTTGGCGGCGGACTACCGCAAGCGCAGCAAGGCAGAACTGCGTGCTGTCCAGTTGATCCACCAACTGCCAGACGTGGCGCTGAACCCGCGCCATACCGTGCGCGAGGCCATCGGCCGGCCCTTGACGTTCTACTTCGGCTTGCGTGGTGAAGCCCGCGAGCAACGCATCGTCGCGCTCGCCGAGCAGGTGGAGCTTGATGCGGCCATCCTGGACCGATATCCCCATCAGCTGTCTGGTGGACAAAAGCAGCGCGTCTGCATTGCGCGCGCTTTTGCTGCCGAGCCCACCGTGCTGGTCTGCGACGAGCCGACCTCGGCACTCGACCCGCTGGTGGGGCAGAGCGTGCTGGCGCTGTTCAGCCGCTTGCAACGCGAGGCGCAGATCGCGGTGTTGTTCATTACGCATGATCTTGCGACCGTCCGTGCCATCGCCGATTCGGTACTTTTGATCGAACAGGGAACAGCGAGCTTTATCAGTGTGGCGGCGGACTTCCCTGCGCCGGAGCTGAAAGCCGCTTAG
- a CDS encoding ATP-binding protein — MSAQAPLSTPSDEPPRPQAPLQRVVKIRRDYNSWVGSETMEDYALRFTPRRFRKWSEWRVANTAFGAASFLILEAVGATLLVQYGVANAFWAILATGLIIFLAGLPISIYAARYGVDMDLLTRGAGFGYIGSTITSLIYACFTFVFFALEAAVMAYALELALGIPPRWGYLLCALVVIPLVTHGVSVISRLQLWTQPLWLCMLVVPFAYVLVRDPGAFSGIVHYGGENGAGAGFHLPLFGAALTVGIALITQMGEQADYLRFMPERQPGKARRWWLGVLGGGPGWVLLGVVKMLGGALLAWLAISHMVPAERAVDPNQMYLAAYEYVFPHYGLAVAATAIFVVLSQLKINVTNAYAGSLAWSNFFSRVTHSHPGRVVWVVFNTLIAFMLMEMNVFEALGDVLGLYSNIAIAWMMAVVADLVINKPLGLSPPGIEFKRAHLYDINPVGVGAMGLASALSIAAHLGVFGPMAQAFSALIALGTAFVASPLIAWATRGRYYLARQPQEGAYLGGTLRCVICEREYEGPDMAQCPAYRGAICSLCCTLDARCGDLCKPHASLASQWSATLRWLLPRRIWPYLDTGLGHFLLLMLVIVPLLGVVFGLLYHQELRALGESVVHGAQAALRTGFLKAYMALLVISGVVAWWLVLAHQSRRVAQEESNRQTHLLVEEVESHRRTDRALQQARVVAEEARRVADQANQAKSRYISAISHELRTPLNSILGYAQLMGEDPAVPPHRRQAVSVIKRGGEHLLSLIEGTLDIARIESGKLTLAVKPMQFADCLHEMAGMFEPQAQAKGLAFRFDVQGSLPETVRADEGRLRQILINLIGNAIKFTAQGEVRLAVRHVREMAVIEIADTGPGMSADELAQVFEPFTRGASSGSAAAPAAPGAGLGLTIAKMLTDLMGGELTVDSTPGRGSTFRVRLFLPEVHAEPGRAAPVAAPKAPRRGYDGPRRRILVVDNEEPDRELLVHLLEPLGFELRTAASGHDCLDLLAAGYRPDAVLMDLAMPGIDGWETIRRLRAAGHAGVQVAVVSANAFDKGLDNDVGIRPEDFIVKPVRHSELLDWLERHLAIAWHAEPPAAPIAPQAALQLPDAAACAALREVVELGYYRGILNTLDEIEQQQPGCAAFVQEMRALARQFQFETIGRRLALADPARPTDGPAAPSTSA; from the coding sequence ATGTCCGCCCAAGCCCCGCTGTCCACCCCCTCAGACGAGCCGCCGCGCCCGCAGGCACCGCTGCAGCGCGTGGTGAAGATCCGCCGCGACTACAACAGCTGGGTCGGCAGCGAGACCATGGAGGACTACGCGCTGCGCTTTACGCCCCGGCGCTTTCGCAAGTGGTCGGAGTGGCGGGTGGCCAATACCGCGTTTGGCGCGGCGTCCTTCCTGATCCTGGAGGCGGTGGGGGCCACGCTGCTGGTGCAGTACGGCGTGGCCAATGCCTTCTGGGCCATCCTGGCGACCGGGCTGATCATCTTCCTGGCGGGGCTGCCGATCAGCATCTATGCGGCGCGCTACGGCGTCGACATGGATTTGCTCACGCGCGGCGCGGGCTTTGGCTATATCGGCTCGACCATCACCTCGCTGATCTACGCCTGTTTTACCTTCGTCTTCTTTGCGCTGGAGGCGGCGGTGATGGCCTATGCGCTGGAGCTGGCGCTGGGCATTCCGCCGCGCTGGGGCTATTTGCTGTGCGCGCTGGTGGTGATTCCGCTGGTGACGCATGGCGTGTCGGTCATCAGCCGGCTGCAGCTGTGGACCCAGCCGCTGTGGCTGTGCATGCTGGTGGTGCCTTTTGCCTATGTGCTGGTGCGCGATCCTGGTGCGTTTTCTGGAATCGTGCACTACGGTGGTGAAAATGGCGCGGGTGCCGGCTTTCATCTGCCGTTGTTTGGTGCGGCGCTGACGGTGGGCATTGCGCTCATCACGCAGATGGGCGAGCAGGCCGACTACCTGCGCTTCATGCCCGAGCGCCAGCCCGGCAAGGCGCGGCGCTGGTGGCTGGGCGTGCTGGGCGGCGGCCCGGGCTGGGTGCTGCTGGGCGTGGTCAAGATGCTGGGCGGCGCGCTGCTGGCCTGGCTGGCGATATCGCACATGGTGCCGGCCGAGCGCGCGGTAGACCCCAACCAGATGTACCTGGCGGCCTACGAGTACGTGTTCCCGCACTACGGGCTGGCGGTGGCGGCCACGGCCATCTTCGTGGTGCTGTCGCAGCTCAAGATCAATGTCACCAACGCCTACGCCGGCTCGCTGGCCTGGAGCAACTTCTTCTCGCGCGTGACCCACAGCCACCCGGGGCGCGTGGTGTGGGTGGTGTTCAACACGCTGATCGCCTTCATGCTGATGGAGATGAACGTGTTCGAGGCCCTGGGCGATGTGCTGGGCCTGTACTCCAACATCGCCATCGCCTGGATGATGGCGGTGGTGGCCGACCTGGTCATCAACAAGCCGCTGGGCCTGTCGCCGCCGGGCATAGAGTTCAAGCGCGCGCACCTGTACGACATCAACCCGGTGGGCGTGGGCGCGATGGGCTTGGCATCAGCCTTGTCGATTGCGGCGCACCTGGGCGTGTTCGGGCCCATGGCGCAGGCGTTTTCGGCGCTGATCGCGCTGGGCACGGCCTTTGTGGCCTCGCCATTGATTGCCTGGGCCACGCGCGGGCGCTACTACCTGGCGCGCCAGCCGCAAGAAGGGGCTTACCTGGGCGGCACGCTGCGCTGCGTGATCTGCGAGCGCGAGTACGAAGGCCCGGACATGGCGCAGTGCCCGGCCTACCGTGGCGCCATCTGCTCGCTGTGCTGCACGCTGGATGCGCGCTGCGGCGACCTGTGCAAGCCGCACGCCAGTTTGGCGTCGCAATGGTCGGCCACGCTGCGCTGGCTGCTGCCGCGCCGCATCTGGCCTTACCTCGACACCGGCCTGGGCCATTTCCTGTTGCTGATGCTGGTGATCGTGCCGCTGCTGGGCGTGGTGTTTGGCCTGCTGTATCACCAGGAACTTCGGGCGCTGGGCGAATCGGTGGTGCATGGGGCGCAGGCCGCGCTGCGCACCGGCTTTCTCAAGGCCTACATGGCGCTGCTGGTGATCTCTGGCGTGGTCGCCTGGTGGCTGGTGCTGGCGCACCAGAGCCGCCGTGTGGCGCAAGAAGAATCCAACCGCCAGACCCATTTGCTGGTGGAAGAGGTCGAGTCGCACCGCCGCACCGACCGCGCGCTGCAGCAGGCGCGCGTGGTGGCCGAAGAGGCGCGCCGCGTGGCCGACCAGGCCAACCAGGCCAAGAGCCGCTACATCAGCGCCATCAGCCATGAGCTGCGCACGCCGCTCAACAGCATCCTGGGCTATGCGCAGCTGATGGGCGAAGACCCGGCCGTGCCGCCGCACCGGCGCCAGGCGGTGAGCGTGATCAAGCGCGGCGGCGAGCATTTGCTGTCGCTGATCGAGGGCACGCTGGACATCGCCCGCATCGAGTCCGGCAAGCTCACGCTGGCGGTCAAGCCCATGCAGTTTGCCGACTGCCTGCACGAGATGGCCGGCATGTTCGAGCCGCAGGCGCAGGCCAAGGGCCTGGCGTTTCGCTTCGACGTGCAGGGCAGCCTGCCCGAGACGGTGCGCGCCGACGAAGGCCGGCTGCGGCAGATCTTGATCAACCTGATCGGCAACGCCATCAAGTTCACGGCGCAGGGCGAGGTGCGGCTGGCGGTGCGCCATGTGCGCGAGATGGCGGTGATCGAAATCGCCGACACCGGCCCCGGCATGTCGGCCGACGAGTTGGCCCAGGTGTTCGAGCCCTTCACGCGCGGTGCGTCATCCGGCAGCGCCGCCGCGCCGGCGGCACCGGGCGCGGGCCTGGGCCTGACCATCGCCAAGATGCTGACCGACCTGATGGGCGGCGAGCTGACGGTGGACAGCACACCCGGGCGCGGCTCGACCTTCCGCGTGCGGCTGTTTCTGCCCGAGGTGCATGCCGAGCCCGGCCGCGCCGCACCCGTGGCTGCGCCCAAGGCGCCGCGCCGCGGCTACGACGGCCCGCGCCGCCGCATCCTGGTGGTCGACAACGAGGAGCCCGACCGCGAGCTGCTGGTGCACCTGCTGGAGCCGCTGGGCTTTGAGCTGCGCACGGCCGCCAGCGGCCACGACTGCCTGGACCTGCTGGCCGCCGGCTACCGGCCCGACGCGGTGCTCATGGACCTGGCCATGCCCGGCATCGACGGCTGGGAGACCATCCGCCGCCTGCGCGCGGCCGGCCATGCCGGCGTGCAGGTGGCGGTGGTGTCGGCCAACGCCTTTGACAAGGGGCTGGACAACGACGTCGGCATACGGCCCGAGGATTTCATCGTCAAGCCCGTGCGCCACAGCGAGCTGCTCGACTGGCTGGAGCGCCACCTGGCCATTGCCTGGCACGCCGAGCCGCCGGCCGCACCAATTGCGCCGCAGGCCGCGCTGCAATTGCCCGACGCCGCCGCCTGCGCCGCGCTGCGCGAGGTGGTCGAGCTGGGCTACTACCGCGGCATCCTCAACACCCTGGACGAGATCGAGCAGCAGCAACCCGGCTGCGCCGCCTTTGTGCAAGAGATGCGCGCGCTGGCGCGACAATTCCAGTTCGAGACGATCGGCCGTCGCCTCGCCCTTGCCGACCCGGCCCGCCCCACCGATGGACCCGCTGCCCCTTCCACCTCTGCCTGA
- a CDS encoding response regulator transcription factor, translated as MDPLPLPPLPDTGAPALARTLDRANTDLVLIVDDVPDNLAVLHDALDESGYTVLVATSGEAALARAAQARPDIVLLDAMMPGMDGFEVARRLKATPATAHIPIIFMTGLTETEHLVAALEAGGVDYVTKPIKPKEVLARMNVHLQGAREKRQQAQQAGQARNALDAFGYASITVRAEDGRLMWQTPLARDLLLDYFGTSAPTTPAPVLDWLRRHLAEAERQIEPPRLSFELGARRLSFRLHRQTGDQEVGGDWLIIMREANDAAVIEAMSLSFKLTAREAEVLYWVVKGKINRDIADILGASPATVKKHLERILAKLGVETRTAAAGMAMTRIRQLHPQFEG; from the coding sequence ATGGACCCGCTGCCCCTTCCACCTCTGCCTGACACCGGCGCGCCCGCCCTGGCCCGCACGCTGGACCGCGCCAACACCGACCTGGTGCTGATCGTGGACGACGTGCCCGACAACCTGGCCGTGCTGCACGACGCGCTGGACGAGTCCGGCTACACCGTGCTGGTGGCCACCAGCGGCGAGGCGGCGCTGGCACGCGCCGCGCAGGCGCGGCCCGACATCGTGCTGCTCGACGCCATGATGCCGGGCATGGACGGCTTCGAGGTGGCGCGCCGGCTCAAGGCCACGCCGGCCACGGCGCACATCCCCATCATCTTCATGACCGGCCTGACCGAGACCGAGCACCTGGTGGCCGCACTGGAGGCCGGCGGCGTCGACTACGTCACCAAGCCGATCAAGCCCAAGGAAGTGCTGGCGCGCATGAACGTGCACCTGCAGGGCGCGCGCGAAAAGCGCCAGCAGGCCCAGCAGGCCGGCCAGGCGCGCAATGCGCTCGATGCCTTTGGCTACGCCAGCATCACCGTGCGCGCCGAAGACGGCCGCCTGATGTGGCAGACGCCGCTGGCGCGTGACCTGCTGCTGGATTACTTCGGCACCAGCGCCCCGACCACGCCCGCGCCCGTGCTGGACTGGCTGCGCCGCCACCTGGCCGAGGCCGAGCGCCAGATCGAGCCGCCGCGCCTGTCCTTCGAGCTGGGCGCCAGGCGCCTGAGCTTTCGCCTGCACCGCCAGACCGGCGATCAAGAGGTGGGCGGCGACTGGCTCATCATCATGCGCGAGGCCAACGACGCCGCCGTGATCGAGGCCATGAGCCTGTCCTTCAAGCTCACCGCGCGCGAGGCCGAGGTGCTCTACTGGGTCGTCAAGGGCAAGATCAACCGCGACATCGCTGACATCCTCGGCGCCAGCCCGGCCACGGTGAAGAAGCACCTGGAGCGCATCCTCGCCAAGCTGGGCGTGGAGACGCGCACGGCAGCCGCCGGCATGGCCATGACGCGCATCCGGCAGCTGCATCCGCAGTTCGAGGGGTAG